A single region of the Brachypodium distachyon strain Bd21 chromosome 3, Brachypodium_distachyon_v3.0, whole genome shotgun sequence genome encodes:
- the LOC100824109 gene encoding zinc finger protein CONSTANS-LIKE 14, with amino-acid sequence MPSLDGFGVWIASRASAAAEQKEKKLISLSEALSLSAFDLTSPPSPLVRACVVEMKEGGGRQQWPCDYCGEAAAALHCRADAARLCVACDRHVHAANALSRKHVRAPLCAACAARPAAAARLASGSSDPEFLCSACDDDGACEGAGAARVPVEGFSGCPAASELAASWGLDLLHPLPTDGCGGGGGIGRGEQEDEEDALFFSSLDYSMLVDPEMRDLYVPCDPPDSGGRPLKGEALCQQLAEMARRETQSHPPPPPQQQQYTPDLSPRTPRRSSAGPEKQHQQPPPLPQEPPFPYTSLLMNMMPPDNLAAGNNDRLRDDEAGQQLQWEFTAPSSVPPTQIWDFNLGRSRNHNENSALEVEFGSNNGGFMIKSYNDMLKEISSGTTKDLEDIYDSGYCAAAEDIMSTNICQLSSKNVSTASNKRKVSSCTSTIDGPTTSGNYVPTSGPLGSSSQDRGAALAREISFGEQTIVPTGADRPTTRIDSETLAQNRDSAMQRYREKRKNRRYEKHIRYESRKLRADTRKRVKGRFVKSNEALNASGNGG; translated from the exons ATGCCCTCGCTGGATGGCTTCGGAGTTTGGATTGCGTCTAgagcttctgctgctgctgagcaaaaagagaagaagctAATCTCTCTTTCAgaagctctctctctctcggcgTTTGATTTGACctcgcctccttctcctctggtgcgtgcgtgcgtggtggagatgaaggagggaggagggaggcagcAGTGGCCGTGCGACTACtgcggggaggcggcggcggcgctgcactGCCGGGCGGACGCGGCGCGGCTCTGCGTCGCGTGCGACCGCCACGTGCACGCCGCCAACGCGCTCTCCCGGAAGCACGTGCGGGCGCCGCTctgcgccgcctgcgccgctcgccccgccgccgccgcgcgcctcgcCTCCGGTTCTTCCGACCCGGAGTTCCTCTGCTCCGCctgcgacgacgacggggCGTGCGAGGGTGCTGGAGCAGCGCGCGTGCCCGTCGAGGGCTTCTCCGgctgccccgccgcctccgagctcgccgcctcctGGGGCCTCGACTTGCTCCATCCCCTACCCACCGacggatgcggcggcggcggcggaatcgGGCGCGGGGAGcaggaagatgaagaggacgcgctcttcttctcctccctcgACTACTCCATGCTGGTCGACCCCGAGATGCGGGACCTCTACGTCCCCTGCGACCCGCCCGACTCTGGGGGGCGGCCGCTCAAGGGGGAAGCTCTGTGCCAGCAGCTCGCGGAGATGGCGCGCCGGGAGACACAAtcgcacccgccgccgccgcctcagcagcagcagtacacGCCGGATCTGAGCCCCCGCACGCCTcgccgctcctccgccggGCCGGAgaagcagcaccagcagcccccgccgctgcctcaGGAGCCGCCGTTCCCCTACACGTCGCTGCTCATGAACATGATGCCGCCCGAcaacctcgccgccggcaacaACGACCGCCTCCGTGACGACGAAGCTGGACAGCAGCTTCAGTGGGAGTTCACCGCGCCCTCCTCTGTGCCACCCACCCAG ATATGGGATTTCAATTTAGGAAGATCAAGGAACCACAACGAGAACTCTGCACTTGAAGTTGAATTTGGTTCAAACAATGGAGGCTTTATGATCAAGAGTTATAATGACATGCTCAAGGAAATTTCTTCTGGGACAACGAAAGATCTGGAAGATATTTATGACTCGGGATACTGTGCAGCTGCTGAAGATATCATGTCAACAAATATCTGTCAGTTGTCATCCAAAAAT gtGAGCACTGCGAGCAACAAGCGGAAGGTCAGCTCATGCACCTCGACGATCGATGGGCCAACAACCTCGGGGAACTATGTGCCTACTTCCGGGCCCTTGGGTAGCTCTTCCCAGGACAGAGGAGCAGCTCTCGCTAGGGAGATCTCCTTCGGTGAACAAACCATTGTCCCAACCGGAGCTGACAGGCCTACCACAAGGATCGACAGCGAGACGCTCGCACAGAACAGGGACAGCGCGATGCAGCGGTacagagagaagaggaagaaccgCAG GTATGAGAAGCACATCAGGTACGAGTCGCGGAAGCTGAGGGCAGACACCAGGAAGCGGGTGAAAGGCCGGTTCGTCAAGTCGAACGAAGCACTCAACGCCAGCGGCAATGGCGGATGA